The genomic interval TGTTCGCCCGGCCGGCGCTGCGCCAGATGGCGGGCCACACCGGCCCGTCCCTGTTCCGGGCCGCCGTCCAGGGGGTGGCCGGCCAGGACTTCCCCCGCCGGCCCGACGGGCGCCTGGCCCTGGACCGGGTGGTGGCGTCGATCGGCCCGGGGGGCCGGGTGGTGGTGCGCTCCGCCGGCGGCCAGGGCTCCCACGTCCTGACGGCCATGGCCCGGGCCAACGCCCTGGCCCTGGTTCCCGACGGGCCCGGGCTGGTGGCGGGGGAGGAGCTGACGGTGTGGCTCTTGGGGGACCTGCTCACCGGCGCGTAACCTCCGGGGATGGTCCCCCTCGTCGATCCCCACGGCCGCACCGTGCGCGACCTGCGGATCTCGATCACGGACCGCTGCAACTTCCGCTGCACCTACTGCATGCCCCAGGAGGGCATGACCTGGCTGCCCCGGGAGGACGTGCTCACCTACGAGGAGATCGAGCGGGTCGCCCGGGTGTGCGTGGAGCGCTTCGGGTTCGAGGCCATCCGCATCACCGGCGGGGAGCCGACGGTGCGGGCCCGCCTGCCGGTCCTGATCGAGAAGCTGGCCGCCCTGCGGGTGCCCGGCACCGGGGAGCCGGTGGACCTGGCGATGACCACCAACGGCGCCACGCTCGGGCTCCTGGCCCACGACCTCCGGGCCGCCGGCCTGGGGAGGATCAATGTCTCGTGCGACTCGCTTCGCCCCGAGCGGTTCCACGCCCTGACCAGGAGGGGCCAGCTCGACCGGGTCATGGACGGGATCGCCGCCGCCCGGGACGCCGGCTTCGACCCGGTGAAGGTCAACGTGGTGACGGTCCGGGGGGTGAACGACGACGAGATGGTCGACTTCGCCGCCTGGGGGCGGGAGACCGGGGTGCAGCCCCGGTTCATCGAGTTCATGCCCCTCGACGCCGACGGGTCGTGGTCGATGGACCAGGTCGTGCCGTCGGCCGAGGTGGTGGCGGCCATCGACGCCGTGTTCCCCCTCGAGCCGGTCACCCACGGGCCCGAGCCCGCCGCCCGCTACCGCTACCGGGACGGCAGGGGGGAGATCGGGGTCATCGCCAGCGTCACCCAGCCCTTCTGCGCCTCGTGCGACCGGATCCGGATCACCGCCGAGGGCCAGCTGCGGAACTGCCTGTTCGCGGTGCGTGAGACCGACCTCCGGGCCGTGCTCCGGGGGGGCGGGTCGGATGACGACCTGGCGGAGGCGGTGGCGGCCGACGTGGGGCGGAAGTGGGCGGGCCACCACATCGGGCGGGTGACCTTCGTGCGCCCCGCCCGGAGCATGAGCCAGATCGGCGGTTGACCGCCCACCTAGACTTCCCCCATGTCCGACCGCGGCCTGACCCACCTCGATCCGCTGGGCCGGGCCCGGATGGTCGACGTCACCCCCAAGGAGCCCACCCACCGGCGGGCGCTGGCCCGGGCCAAGGTGTTCATGAGCCCGGAGACGACCAACAAGGTGGCCAGCAACGCGGTGTCCAAAGGGGACGTACTGGGCGCGGCCCGGATCGCCGGGATCCAGTCGGCCAAGCGGGCCGCCGACCTGATCCCATTGTGCCACCCCCTGCTGGTGGGCTCGGTCTACGTGAACTTCACCATCGGGGACAACTACGTCGAGA from Acidimicrobiales bacterium carries:
- the moaA gene encoding GTP 3',8-cyclase MoaA; this translates as MVPLVDPHGRTVRDLRISITDRCNFRCTYCMPQEGMTWLPREDVLTYEEIERVARVCVERFGFEAIRITGGEPTVRARLPVLIEKLAALRVPGTGEPVDLAMTTNGATLGLLAHDLRAAGLGRINVSCDSLRPERFHALTRRGQLDRVMDGIAAARDAGFDPVKVNVVTVRGVNDDEMVDFAAWGRETGVQPRFIEFMPLDADGSWSMDQVVPSAEVVAAIDAVFPLEPVTHGPEPAARYRYRDGRGEIGVIASVTQPFCASCDRIRITAEGQLRNCLFAVRETDLRAVLRGGGSDDDLAEAVAADVGRKWAGHHIGRVTFVRPARSMSQIGG
- the moaC gene encoding cyclic pyranopterin monophosphate synthase MoaC, giving the protein MSDRGLTHLDPLGRARMVDVTPKEPTHRRALARAKVFMSPETTNKVASNAVSKGDVLGAARIAGIQSAKRAADLIPLCHPLLVGSVYVNFTIGDNYVEIEAQVETVDRTGVEMEAMTACAVAALTVYDMCKSGDRSMSIGELALWEKTGGRSGTWRRPGPPLASADL